The Drosophila bipectinata strain 14024-0381.07 chromosome 2L, DbipHiC1v2, whole genome shotgun sequence genome has a segment encoding these proteins:
- the LOC108124013 gene encoding PHD finger protein 14 produces the protein MAPFKRVRQPKIPTHALLDFDLGESSSDSDFLPDIDNCSEKDESDGEGDSSDASSSSESDSGEDSDAESEDSTLQLRQLLADSEAGGAGPGAGSGSNELPFENGTGTGNGINGRAPPILSSAPAKRMCCVCLGERSDDVNEIVECDSCGVSVHEGCYGVSDNVSISSTNSTCSTEPWFCEACRAGVSEPDCELCPNKGGIYKETDVGKWVHLICALYVPGVAFGEVEQLSSVTLFEMQYSKWGAKVCSLCDNSLFARTGVCIGCDAGMCKTYFHVTCAQVAGFLIEAHHEDDAADPFYAHCKVHSEKEMIKKRRRNYHTLRLNMLQRAKEKELAASNNENEEQHPNPAQARIQRKLLKIQQKYAHHKEHKPTPWVPTQKMSRLLTTSASACRRLLAKAEIMSVDVQHLEQREAHINALTDIRKKWHIAPAFSVEFAAYYMDRIDRMEDFRKQQRQLIAHNAILSKDQDVLRAQYDTALEERKSVKATRDALLASVKSLHTALAEIVPNIILPSGEIIAHPPKPSTPTPPQRPISVPTAAALKMGVGFPLAHLGPPGSKPDSSRMLSTQVKQGKQATSVEATPSTACGICKRSNDQHLLVKCDTCKLHYHLGCLNPPLTRPPKKSKQYGWQCSECCDKSDGSDAPTEISPGPRKSRTRFNKEGHLVYVDRYSLDDLPIVQTPSAGSVAPKESQTKRALNKSLPASVPEAIEDLTKSPKRPRVQSPRKTPINVPVTNGTPTAEALPIPSTSMLSGCDDSIDDSSGKLSRKGKRKDKHKSKHNLSSDTEKPSGKEHKRKRKKRSHLDESSSHLDTTANVSGSTIKIIFKALRLPGEDAPESQYFYVPANAVRSVDEASRPTSVETVEDNTQSVEQALTPVVFQSPSPTKVRELKEPKESPATSSPKRKVSPRKQSPRKSRVGRPRVSNTKPNVEINCCVCSEIGKSNQVVTCDECHRHYHFACLDPPLKKSPKIRGYSWHCADCDPTDDEARPKK, from the exons ATGGCGCCCTTCAAGCGAGTGCGCCAGCCGAAGATCCCAACCCATGCGCTACTCGACTTTGACCTGGGTGAGAGCTCCTCCGACAGCGACTTTTTGCCGGACATAGACAACTGCTCCGAAAAGGACGAAAGCGACGGAGAAGGGGATAGCAGTGATGCCAGTAGCAGTAGCGAATCGGATTCTGGCGAGGACTCTGATGCAGAGAGCGAGGATTCAACGCTGCAGCTGCGCCAGCTTCTGGCCGACAGTGAGGCTGGAGGAGCAGGACCAGGAGCCGGGTCAGGAAGCAACGAGCTGCCGTTTGAAAACGGCACAGGAACCGGTAACGGTATCAATGGGAGAGCCCCTCCAATCCTATCGAGTGCTCCAGCTAAGCGGATGTGTTGTGTGTGCTTGGGAGAGCGCAGCGACGACGTAAACGAAATTGTGGAGTGTGATTCCTGCGGCGTATCCGTACACGAAGGCTGCTACGGTGTAAGCGATAATGTTAGCATATCCAGCACCAATTCCACCTGCTCCACAGAGCCTTGGTTCTGTGAGGCATGTCGGGCAGGCGTCTCGGAGCCGGACTGCGAGCTTTGTCCAAACAAGGGCGGCATCTACAAGGAGACAGACGTTGGCAAGTGGGTGCACCTGATATGCGCACTGTATGTGCCAGGCGTAGCTTTCGGCGAGGTGGAGCAGCTCTCTTCCGTAACTCTGTTCGAGATGCAGTACAGTAAGTGGGGCGCCAAGGTGTGCTCCCTCTGTGACAACTCTCTGTTTGCCCGAACGGGCGTCTGCATTGGCTGCGATGCGGGAATGTGCAAGACATACTTCCACGTTACTTGCGCCCAGGTTGCGGGCTTTCTCATTGAGGCCCATCATGAGGACGATGCCGCCGATCCGTTCTACGCCCACTGCAAAGTGCACTCCGAAAAGGAAATGATCAAGAAGAGGCGTCGTAACTACCACACGCTGCGCCTAAACATGCTGCAGCGAGCCAAGGAAAAGGAACTTGCAGCCAGCAACAATGAAAATGAGGAACAACATCCGAATCCTGCCCAGGCGCGTATCCAGCGAAAGCTACTGAAAATTCAGCAAAAGTATGCTCATCACAAGGAGCACAAGCCCACTCCTTGGGTGCCAACGCAGAAGATGTCGCGCTTACTCACGACCTCAGCGTCAGCTTGCCGACGACTACTGGCCAAGGCGGAGATTATGTCGGTGGACGTGCAACATCTGGAGCAACGCGAGGCGCACATCAACGCTCTGACTGATATCCGTAAGAAGTGGCACATCGCACCCGCGTTCAGTGTCGAGTTTGCAGCATACTACATGGACCGCATTGACCGGATGGAGGATTTTCGGAAACAACAGCGTCAGCTCATCGCCCATAACGCTATCTTGTCCAAGGACCAGGATGTTCTGAGGGCCCAATACGATACGGCCTTGGAGGAACGTAAATCGGTTAAAGCCACAAGGGACGCGTTATTAGCCAGTGTTAAGTCATTGCACACGGCATTGGCAGAAATTGTTCCCAACATAATTCTGCCCAGCGGAGAGATAATAGCTCATCCACCCAAACCGAGCACACCCACTCCTCCCCAACGACCCATTTCTGTACCGACGGCGGCGGCTTTAAAGATGGGTGTCGGCTTTCCGCTGGCCCACCTGGGACCGCCGGGCAGTAAACCGGATTCATCGCGCATGCTTAGCACCCAGGTGAAGCAGGGCAAGCAAGCCACCTCTGTGGAGGCTACACCGTCGACGGCCTGTGGCATCTGCAAGCGGAGCAATGACCAACACCTGCTGGTCAAGTGTGATACCTGTAAATTGCACTATCATTTGGGTTGTCTGAATCCACCGTTGACCCGACCTCCGAAAAAGTCCAAGCAGTATGGTTGGCAGTGCTCCGAGTGCTGCGACAAGTCCGACGGCTCAGACGCCCCCACAGAGATCTCCCCCGGACCGAGAAAGTCGCGTACCCGATTCAACAAGGAAGGCCACCTGGTCTATGTAGATCGATATTCCTTGGACGATTTGCCAATTGTCCAAACACCTTCAGCTGGAAGTGTTGCTCCAAAAGAATCTCAGACAAAACGAGCACTTAACAAATCCCTGCCAGCTAGCGTACCCGAGGCCATTGAGGACTTGACCAAATCACCCAAGAGGCCAAGGGTTCAATCGCCACGCAAAACACCCATTAACG TTCCTGTCACTAATGGTACTCCAACGGCCGAAGCATTGCCCATACCCAGCACTTCAATGCTTTCTGGCTGCGACGACTCCATAGATGACTCCAGTGGTAAACTGTCTCGAAAGGGTAAGCGTAAGGATAAGCACAAGAGCAAGCATAATCTGTCATCAGACACCGAAAAACCATCGGGCAAAGAGCataagcggaaacggaaaaagCGCTCCCACCTGGACGAGTCGTCTTCGCACTTGGACACCACGGCCAACGTGTCGGGCAGTACCATTAAGATTATTTTCAAGGCACTTCGTTTGCCCGGCGAGGATGCTCCGGAATCGCAATATTTTTATGTCCCGGCTAATGCAGTACGATCCGTTGACGAGGCTTCCCGACCCACGTCCGTGGAAACAGTTGAGGATAATACCCAGAGTGTAGAGCAGGCGCTGACGCCAGTGGTCTTTCAATCGCCCTCGCCAACCAAAGTCCGAGAGTTAAAGGAACCCAAGGAGAGCCCTGCCACCTCCTCCCCGAAGCGAAAAGTTAGCCCCCGAAAACAAAGCCCTCGAAAGTCACGTGTGGGACGTCCGCGGGTGTCAAACACCAAGCCGAATGTGGAAATAAACTGTTGTGTTTGTAGCGAGATAGGAAAATCCAATCAAGTGGTCACTTGTGACGAGTGCCATAGGCACTACCACTTCGCCTGCCTGGATCCCCCCCTCAAGAAGTCGCCGAAAATACGAGGATACTCCTGGCACTGCGCCGACTGTGATCCCACAGACGACGAGGCACGACCCAAGAAATAG
- the RpL27A gene encoding large ribosomal subunit protein uL15, translated as MSNIKRKKTRKLRGHVSHGHGRIGKHRKHPGGRGNAGGMHHHRINFDKYHPGYFGKVGMRNFHLRRQHKFRPEINLDKLWSLVGAEKFAELEKEKSTKAPVIDLVKFGYYKLLGRGHLPARPVIVKAKYFSKKAEDKIKKAGGVCLLSA; from the exons ATG TCGAACATTAAGAGGAAGAAGACGAGGAAGCTTCGTGGTCATGTGAGCCACGGTCACGGTCGTATTGGCAAGCACCGCAAGCATCCTGGAGGTCGCGGTAACGCTGGTGGCATGCACCATCACCGCATCAACTTCGACAAATACCATCCCGGTTACTTCGGCAAAGTTGGTATGAGGAACTTCCACTTGCGCCGCCAGCACAAGTTCAGGCCCGAGATCAACCTGGACAAGCTCTGGTCTCTGGTCGGAGCCGAGAAGTTCGCTGAGCTCGAGAAGGAGAAGAGCACTAAGGCTCCCGTCATCGACTTGGTGAAATTC GGCTACTACAAGCTGCTGGGTCGTGGTCACCTGCCCGCCCGCCCCGTCATTGTGAAGGCCAAGTACTTCTCCAAGAAGGCCGAGGACAAGATCAAGAAGGCCGGTGGTGTGTGCTTGCTGAGCGCCTAA
- the Gs1l gene encoding probable pseudouridine-5'-phosphatase isoform X2, with protein MANKVLRKVTHCIFDMDGLLLDTERIYEEVYRQIAASFGRPFSDAVRFQVMGCTEQRSAEITISQCQLPITQTDFLKRYTKMCHERLNHVPLLEGAERLLRHLHANKVPFALATSSGADMVELKTTDHQELFSLFNHKVCGSTDKEVANGKPAPDIFLVAAGRFPIPPDASNCLVFEDSPNGVTAANSAGMQVVMVPDERLSPEKSSHATQVLRSLEDFKPEQFGLPPFQN; from the exons ATGGCTAACAAAGTATTGCGAAAAGTGACGCACTGCATCTTCGATATGGATGGCCTGCTGCTGG ACACGGAGCGGATATACGAGGAGGTTTATAGGCAGATAGCCGCATCCTTTGGCCGTCCATTCTCAGATGCCGTCCGTTTTCAAGTCATGGGCTGCACGGAGCAGCGCTCTGCGGAAATAACCATATCCCAGTGCCAGCTGCCCATCACACAAACGGACTTCCTCAAGCGATATACCAAGATGTGCCACGAGCGGCTCAACCATGTTCCTCTCCTGGAAG gaGCTGAACGCCTGCTCCGCCATTTGCATGCAAATAAAGTGCCTTTCGCGCTGGCCACCAGCTCCGGTGCCGACATGGTGGAACTGAAAACCACTGACCACCAAGAACTATTCAGTCTTTTCAACCATAAAGTTTGTGGCTCTACCGACAAGGAAGTAGCCAACGGAAAACCGGCTCCTGATATCTTCCTGGTGGCTGCCGGTAGGTTTCCAATTCCACCAGATGCCAGCAACTGCCTGGTATTCGAGGATTCGCCAAATGGCGTGACGGCAGCCAATAGCGCGGGAATGCAGGTTGTCATGGTGCCGGACGAGCGACTGTCTCCGGAAAAGAGCTCCCACGCCACGCAGGTGCTGCGTTCTCTCGAGGACTTTAAGCCGGAGCAGTTCGGTCTTCCTCCTTTCCAAAACTGA
- the LOC108124009 gene encoding uncharacterized protein → MAMWGNICRICSSPADYEIFAKIPTYLHGSTNEFLNWQKPINILIEETTGLKNSTDDGFPRYICAPCISYLKHAVTFREQCIRNALSLKLAQLHLEKTANISDAKKADKENALFTPADLLYVDQRPVHNLLLKNSSGKLGSSRDKVDKQLLNQTAPQLGSSCEQRIQYLNVLFNKQQQQNSRNIPDDEEDFVAASSSEDNENEEAALQRKHKNCYNYSETNFEEDDPMEQDQLRDIKVNIPEPMWKERKCPACSKRFMFEESQQSHLDNCVEYQFVTFLAEANKLLEIRRQKMVSPHEFIRRMIFALHKTCTWLQEHSIDSNLADKLNQVKTSNGEKAVEPVLPAEDFPAEEPLFDFLSGTTTPITVENNVLYAIARSESRNSESTPTVKKPIPIRGSTLGLGIGTGTDQERANFLEKLQRAQGTPIKGAASALVFSARCGQCNLVFDSVSDLEVHNGTHHNDNGSQDSNPDKDAQRRRIIALFEDDI, encoded by the exons ATGGCGATGTGGGGAAATATCTGCCGGATTTGCAGCAGCCCCGCGGACTATGAGATATTTGCCAAAATCCCCACCTACCTGCACGGTTCCACAAACGAATTTCTTAATTGGCAAAAGCCGATTAACATTTTAATTGAGGAGACAACGGGATTAAAG AACTCGACCGACGACGGCTTTCCACGGTACATTTGTGCTCCTTGCATCTCGTATCTGAAGCATGCCGTGACTTTCAGAGAGCAGTGCATCCGAAATGCTCTCAGTCTGAAACTAGCCCAGCTGCACCTGGAAAAGACTGCCAATATCTCGGACGCCAAAAAGGCGGACAAGGAGAACGCCTTATTCACCCCAGCTGACCTGCTCTACGTGGATCAACGACCGGTACATAATTTACTTTTGAAAAACAGCAGCGGAAAGCTGGGCTCTTCCAGGGACAAAGTGGACAAACAGCTCTTGAATCAAACGGCTCCACAATTGGGCAGCAGCTGCGAGCAACGGATCCAGTATCTCAACGTACTGTTCAataagcagcagcaacaaaattCCAGAAACATTCCGGATGATGAGGAGGATTTTGTGGCGGCCAGTTCCAGCGAGGACAATGAAAACGAGGAAGCAGCCCTGCAACGGAAACACAAAAACTGCTACAACTACAGCGAGACCAATTTTGAAGAGGACGATCCCATGGAACAGGACCAGTTGCGTGACATAAAGGTCAACATTCCGGAGCCCATGTGGAAGGAGCGAAAGTGTCCGGCGTGCTCCAAGCGGTTCATGTTCGAGGAGTCACAGCAGTCGCATTTGGACAATTGTGTCGAGTACCAGTTCGTTACGTTTCTGGCCGAGGCCAATAAGCTTCTGGAAATCAGGCGGCAGAAAATGGTTTCACCTCACGAGTTCATCCGACGAATGATCTTTGCCCTGCACAAGACCTGCACCTGGCTGCAGGAACATTCGATTGACTCCAATCTGGCTGACAAGCTCAACCAGGTAAAGACGTCAAACGGTGAAAAGGCAGTCGAACCAGTACTTCCTGCAGAGGACTTTCCAGCAGAGGAGCCACTGTTTGACTTCCTTAGTGGCACTACTACGCCAATCACCGTCGAGAACAACGTGCTGTATGCCATTGCGCGATCTGAAAGCCGCAATTCGGAGAGTACCCCAACTGTGAAGAAACCAATTCCTATACGTGGCTCTACTTTGGGACTTGGAATTGGTACTGGCACGGATCAGGAGCGTGCCAACTTCCTGGAAAAGCTACAGCGGGCTCAAGGTACCCCAATAAAGGGCGCTGCCTCGGCTCTAGTTTTCTCCGCCCGATGCGGGCAGTGCAATCTAGTATTTGATTCGGTCTCAGATCTGGAGGTTCATAATGGAACCCATCACAACGATAACGGAAGCCAAGATTCTAATCCTGACAAAGACGCCCAGAGGCGTCGCATAATCGCACTATTTGAAGACGATATATAA
- the LOC108124007 gene encoding uncharacterized protein, whose amino-acid sequence MVVIKNEQKISVPEYLNEKFFTDTLEEGLRETKVTLKEINFEWGSNPGDNYCSAIYRVQVSFAKWVDGKESPVKEQLSLIVKTIPITEATQFLEDVSVFIKEKQTYTDVLPRLDILSRNDKFGAKYYHSVKAPVQTIVFSDLKVEGYKVASRESGLDWNHASLILQQLGKFHATSMVLAKKDPAIVKQYTRGMLSEDILMKSDTFEHMFGGFLKGLIKSSASWPGFEKISANLQRLMDNFRQVCVDAAKPKPGDRYVVLNHGDMWTNNFMYAYENASKPEVPTRAIFVDFQLSFYGSPACDLNFFLNTSLKFELVQERREELIKVYYAAFKDALEYARFEDIPTYEDLQYELRSRETYGLFGLFAFLPMITMPKELAQDNSIENMQDEAFKQRKMDAIFAQKFLNDYQKWALKRADTLGVFGDY is encoded by the exons ATGGTAGTCATAAAGAACGAACAGAAGATCTCAGTTCCGGAGTATCTGAACGAAAAGTTTTTCACGGATACTTTGGAGGAGGGACTTCGTGAAACTAAGGTGACCCTGAAAGAGATCAACTTTGAGTGGGGCAGTAATCCTGGGGACAACTACTGCTCGGCAATCTATCGAGTCCAGGTCTCATTTGCCAAATGGGTAGATGGCAAGGAGTCGCCAGTGAAAGAGCAGCTCTCGCTGATAGTTAAGACCATTCCCATCACAGAGGCCACGCAGTTCCTGGAGGATGTTAGCGTGTTCATCAAGGAGAAACAGACCTACACTGATGTCCTGCCACGTCTGGACATTCTCAGCCGCAACGACAAGTTCGGCGCAAA GTACTACCATTCGGTGAAGGCCCCGGTACAAACTATTGTGTTTAGTGACCTAAAGGTGGAGGGCTATAAAGTGGCTTCTCGGGAATCTGGCCTGGACTGGAACCATGCCTCCCTCATTCTGCAACAACTGGGCAAGTTCCACGCCACCTCAATGGTATTGGCTAAGAAG GACCCTGCCATCGTGAAACAATATACCCGCGGTATGCTGAGCGAAGACATTCTGATGAAGAGTGACACCTTCGAACATATGTTTGGTGGTTTCCTCAAGGGTCTCATCAAGAGCTCTGCCAGTTGGCCCGGCTTCGAGAAGATTAGCGCCAACCTGCAGCGACTTATGGATAACTTCCGGCAAGTGTGCGTGGATGCAGCTAAGCCAAAGCCCGGAGATCGGTACGTTGTTCTGAACCATGGTGATATGTGGACGAACAACTTCATGTACGCGTATGAGAATGCTTCCAAGCCGGAAGTTCCCACACGAGCCATCTTTGTCGATTTCCAACTGAGTTTCTACGGAAGTCCAGCGTGCGATTTGAACTTCTTCCTGAACACTAGCCTTAAGTTCGAGCTTGTCCAGGAGCGAAGGGAAGAGCTCATAAAAGTGTACTATGCTGCCTTCAAGGACGCCTTGGAATACGCCCGCTTTGAGGACATTCCCACCTATGAAGACCTGCAATATGAGCTTCGCAGCCGCGAGACCTACGGACTGTTTGGGTTGTTTGCTTTCCTGCCAATGATCACAATGCCCAAGGAGCTGGCCCAGGACAATAGTATAGAAAATATGCAGGACGAGGCCTTTAAGCAGCGCAAAATGGATGCCATCTTCGCCCAAAAGTTCCTCAACGATTATCAAAAGTGGGCCCTGAAGCGAGCGGATACGCTCGGCGTATTTGGTGACTACTAG
- the Gs1l gene encoding probable pseudouridine-5'-phosphatase isoform X1, with protein sequence MANKVLRKVTHCIFDMDGLLLDTESLYTVAMQTILDPFGKTFTFDVKEQLMGLQTEPVAKFMVKQYDLPIPWEEWVKQQHDNTRKLMRNAKLMPGAERLLRHLHANKVPFALATSSGADMVELKTTDHQELFSLFNHKVCGSTDKEVANGKPAPDIFLVAAGRFPIPPDASNCLVFEDSPNGVTAANSAGMQVVMVPDERLSPEKSSHATQVLRSLEDFKPEQFGLPPFQN encoded by the exons ATGGCTAACAAAGTATTGCGAAAAGTGACGCACTGCATCTTCGATATGGATGGCCTGCTGCTGG ACACCGAGAGCCTTTACACGGTGGCTATGCAAACGATACTCGATCCATTTGGGAAGACCTTCACTTTCGATGTGAAAGAGCAACTGATGGGCCTGCAAACGGAGCCAGTGGCCAAATTCATGGTCAAGCAGTATGACCTGCCCATTCCATGGGAGGAGTGGGTCAAACAGCAGCACGACAACACTCGAAAACTCATGCGGAACGCCAAGTTGATGCCAG gaGCTGAACGCCTGCTCCGCCATTTGCATGCAAATAAAGTGCCTTTCGCGCTGGCCACCAGCTCCGGTGCCGACATGGTGGAACTGAAAACCACTGACCACCAAGAACTATTCAGTCTTTTCAACCATAAAGTTTGTGGCTCTACCGACAAGGAAGTAGCCAACGGAAAACCGGCTCCTGATATCTTCCTGGTGGCTGCCGGTAGGTTTCCAATTCCACCAGATGCCAGCAACTGCCTGGTATTCGAGGATTCGCCAAATGGCGTGACGGCAGCCAATAGCGCGGGAATGCAGGTTGTCATGGTGCCGGACGAGCGACTGTCTCCGGAAAAGAGCTCCCACGCCACGCAGGTGCTGCGTTCTCTCGAGGACTTTAAGCCGGAGCAGTTCGGTCTTCCTCCTTTCCAAAACTGA
- the ND-B8 gene encoding NADH dehydrogenase [ubiquinone] 1 alpha subcomplex subunit 2, translating to MRVSLPRLVNLTSKLKELRIVLDPTGDTSKGAREFVQKFYPNLKKHNPNLPILVRECTGIQPRLYARYENGKEISLGLTNQAAPDIQKNVEAVGK from the exons atgcgAGTCTCATTACCCCGTTTGGTAAACTTAACTTCAAAACTGAAGGAGTTGAGGATTGTCCTTGACCCCACCGGAGATACCTCTAAGGGCGCAAG GGAATTCGTTCAGAAATTTTATCCAAATCTGAAGAAGCACAATCCCAATCTTCCAATCCTGGTGCGGGAATGTACCGGGATTCAACCCAGGTTGTATGCTCGCTATG AAAATGGAAAGGAGATTTCGTTGGGACTCACAAACCAAGCTGCTCCAGACATACAGAAGAACGTGGAAGCGGTGGGCAAGTAG
- the mRpL27 gene encoding large ribosomal subunit protein bL27m — MSFNIMQKLTLQCLKADQPLITTIRNASKKTGGSTRNKKGHARPKHRGWRVQDGHYVSEGTLLATQLTTRFHPGLNVGFGRNGTLFAMEHGKVYVTCEPIDPNWDHSWVQKNYAGRQDQTIYKKFFNVVPEKQHQRFRLVEEI, encoded by the exons ATGTCTTTCAACATAATGCAAAAGCTGACACTGCAGTGTCTAAAAGCCGATCAGCCTCTAATAA CCACCATCCGCAATGCCAGTAAGAAAACCGGCGGTAGCACGCGCAACAAAAAGGGACATGCACGTCCAAAACATCGTGGCTGGCGGGTCCAGGACGGACACTATGTCTCCGAAGGCACTCTCCTGGCCACCCAGTTGACCACACGGTTCCACCCGGGTCTTAAT GTGGGCTTTGGCCGTAATGGAACTCTGTTTGCCATGGAGCACGGTAAGGTCTATGTCACCTGCGAACCCATCGATCCCAACTGGGACCACAGTTGGGTTCAAAAGAACTATGCCGGTCGTCAGGACCAGACCATCTACAAGAAGTTTTTCAATGTGGTACCCGAAAAGCAGCACCAGCGCTTTCGGTTAGTGGAGGAAATCTAG
- the LOC108124011 gene encoding uncharacterized protein: protein MSSQPVPPSENSLIREKVRGYAQEQRKEGRTEAKDSLRIGLGQIKEEFAAQDNLSEKDVHGLATRIKRRKHATSEDLFRLALAFLQGVENINAFAAIPGALQVLVKELTGSDTQRQIDAAECLCNLSLGEAHVAEKISSLVGSYMVTYLDGKDGRLKRSCLWTLANILATSDKAAQQLLQMQIVPKLWKLYTGEGASNGFQEDAGICLYLISKNAAHHVNAEDREYIAHHIFSIRPEDPGSEYLMYIIHQLEIVELHSGLGTHQAECLVNFFIASLDSQADSLAVSYGVRVVANLMAINNPSLIGVLADDNIFVSALNKLFALRDPRLNMDLMRILRNFLNLNLLDSNLVLDRLQVYA, encoded by the exons ATGTCTTCTCAACCAGTCCCTCCATCGGAGAATTCTCTTATTCGGGAGAAAGTTCGCGGATATGCCCAAGAACAGCGCAAAGAAGGTCGCACTGAGGCCAAAGATTCATTGCGTATTGGCCTGGGACAGATAAAGGAAGAGTTCGCCGCGCAGGATAATCTGAGTGAGAAGGATGTGCATGGATTGGCTACCAGGATCAAGCGTCGAAAGCACGCCACATCCGAGGATCTCTTTCGTCTAGCCTTGGCGTTCCTGCAGGGTGTTGAAAACATTAACGCCTTCGCTGCGATTCCTGGGGCACTTCAGGTTCTGGTCAAGGAACTAACTG GGTCGGACACACAGAGACAGATTGATGCCGCCGAGTGCCTGTGTAACTTATCGTTGGGTGAGGCCCATGTTGCCGAGAAGATTTCTAGCTTGGTTGGCAGCTACATGGTCACATACCTCGACGGGAAGGATGGGCGACTGAAACGCAGCTGCTTGTGGACTCTGGCGAACATACTGGCCACCAGCGATAAAGCTGCCCAGCAACTTTTACAAATGCAGATAGTTCCCAAGCTATGGAAGCTATACACTGGCGAGGGAGCTTCAAATGGGTTTCAGGAAGACGCTGGCATATGTCTTTATTTAATATCCAAGAATGCTGCGCATCATGTTAATGCCGAGGACCGAGAGTACATAGCCCATCACATATTTTCAATTAGGCCTGAGGATCCGGGCAGCGAGTACCTTATGTACATAATCCACCAACTGGAAATTGTTGAGCTACACAGTGGCCTAGGGACTCATCAGGCCGAGTGTTTGGTCAACTTCTTCATCGCCAGCCTCGACTCACAAGCCGACAGCCTGGCTGTTTCCTACGGGGTGCGAGTAGTAGCCAATTTAATGGCCATTAATAACCCATCACTTATCGGAGTCCTGGCCGACGACAATATCTTTGTGTCTGCCTTAAACAAACTATTTGCCCTGCGAGACCCCCGCCTCAACATGGACCTCATGCGAATTCTGAGGAATTTTCTGAACCTAAATCTCCTAGACTCCAACCTGGTATTAGATCGTTTGCAGGTGTACGCTTAG
- the Secp43 gene encoding tRNA selenocysteine 1-associated protein 1, translated as MASVHCQLWMGSLESYMTENFIIAAFRKMGEDPTTVRLMRNKYTGEPAGYCFVNFISDDHALDAMHKLNGKPIPGTNPIVRFRLNSASNSYKLPGNEREFSVWVGDLSSDVDDYQLYKVFSSKFTSIKTAKVILDSLGFSKGYGFVRFGIEDEQKTAMYDMNGYIGLGTRPIKICNAVPKPKAELTAALGSSATGYGYGTGTSGTTTSTSSGTDYSQYYDPTSTYWQGYNAWQGYYDQSGGPSITDAAAYYQQAMSQSHSNPQTLAQHAEAWSAQRSAQYEQQQQNASANGADGEYGLVEHKFTLDVDKMNRETIDADRLLYDALESSKWLPIEQLEVF; from the exons ATGGCATCGGTTCATTGTCAACTATGGATGGGCAGT CTGGAGTCGTACATGACGGAGAACTTCATAATTGCCGCTTTCCGAAAAATGGGCGAGGATCCGACCACGGTGCGGCTGATGCGAAATAAGTACACAGGGGAGCCGGCTGGCTACTGTTTTGTGAACTTCATTTCCGACGACCACGCATTAGATGCCATGCACAAGTTGAACGGGAAACCCATTCCCGGCACTAATCCTATCGTGCGCTTCCGTCTCAATTCCGCCAGCAATTCGTACAAACTGCCAGGAAACGAGCGGGAGTTTAGTGTCTGGGTGGGTGATCTCAGTTCCGACGTGGATGATTACCAGCTGTACAAGGTCTTCTCCAGCAAGTTCACCTCCATTAAGACGGCAAAGGTGATTCTGGATAGTCTTGGATTCTCAAAAGGCTATGGATTCGTGCGCTTTGGCATCGAAGATGAGCAGAAAACGGCAATGTACGATATGAATGGTTACATCGGGCTGGGCACTAGACCCATCAAAATCTGTAACGCTGTGCCTAAGCCCAAAGCCGAACTGACGGCTGCCCTCGGTAGTAGTGCCACTGGTTATGGATATGGTACGGGCACTAGCGGAACCACTACATCGACTAGCAGCGGAACGGATTACTCGCAGTACTATGACCCTACTAGCACCTACTGGCAGGGCTACAATGCTTGGCAGGGATACTATGACCAAAGTGGCGGTCCCTCGATTACGGATGCTGCAGCCTACTACCAGCAGGCGATGTCCCAGTCCCATTCCAATCCCCAGACCCTCGCCCAGCACGcagaggcctggagtgctcagCGCAGTGCCCAATacgagcaacagcagcaaaacGCATCCGCCAATGGAGCGGATGGTGAGTACGGGCTGGTTGAGCACAAGTTCACCCTGGATGTGGACAAGATGAACCGTGAGACCATTGATGCAGATCGGCTTTTATACGATGCTTTGGAGAGCTCCAAATGGTTGCCAATCGAGCAACTGGAGGTATTTTAA